A single region of the Streptomyces sp. NBC_00236 genome encodes:
- a CDS encoding ABC transporter permease, with protein MFLALLELRAARGRFLLMGSVVVLVAALVGIVSGFTTGLGDDTISALRRLPASQLVFSSDARSDQFARSLLDEKTATAWSADADTETTPLGVSITRGTTNRGAEVDLAAFGVEPGSFLAPSVTEGDGLAGAAADSMVMSAKLADEGVHVGDTLVIDRLGIELRVVGSTERSSYGHVPVAYVPLKTWQRIRFSTPGAPASATAAIPGQFSALALRTPPDGTSAATLDARYSTTTLTKEKAYEAAPGYTGERLTMNSIQVFLYLIAPLVVGAFFSVWTVQRQPELALLRAMGASRRRLLTHTLLQAALVVVLGTAAGAVLAGAVGLLVGEQVPFSLPAATLTLTMCTVAAVGLAGTALTLRRVTRADPLTMLGANR; from the coding sequence GTGTTCCTCGCTCTGCTGGAGCTGCGCGCCGCCCGAGGGCGCTTCCTGCTCATGGGATCCGTCGTGGTGCTCGTCGCCGCACTCGTCGGCATCGTCTCCGGCTTCACCACCGGCCTGGGTGACGACACCATCTCCGCGTTGCGCCGTCTGCCCGCCTCGCAGCTCGTCTTCTCCTCGGACGCCCGGTCCGACCAGTTCGCCCGCAGCCTCCTCGACGAGAAGACCGCCACCGCGTGGAGCGCGGACGCGGACACCGAGACGACCCCCCTGGGGGTGTCCATCACTCGCGGTACGACGAATCGTGGCGCCGAGGTCGACCTCGCCGCCTTCGGCGTCGAACCCGGCTCCTTTCTCGCCCCGTCCGTCACCGAGGGCGACGGCCTCGCCGGCGCGGCGGCGGACAGCATGGTGATGTCCGCCAAGCTCGCCGACGAGGGCGTGCACGTCGGCGACACCCTCGTCATCGACCGGCTCGGCATCGAACTGCGGGTCGTCGGAAGTACCGAGCGCTCCAGCTACGGCCATGTGCCCGTCGCCTACGTCCCGTTGAAGACCTGGCAGCGCATCCGCTTCAGCACCCCGGGCGCCCCGGCGTCCGCGACAGCCGCGATCCCCGGCCAGTTCAGCGCGCTCGCCCTGCGCACCCCGCCGGACGGGACCTCCGCCGCCACCCTCGACGCGCGGTACTCCACCACCACACTCACCAAGGAGAAGGCGTACGAGGCGGCCCCCGGATACACCGGGGAGCGCCTCACCATGAACTCGATCCAGGTCTTCCTCTACCTGATCGCCCCGCTCGTGGTCGGCGCCTTCTTCTCCGTGTGGACCGTGCAGCGACAGCCCGAACTCGCCCTGCTGCGCGCCATGGGCGCCTCCCGCCGGCGGCTCCTCACCCACACCCTCCTCCAGGCGGCCCTGGTCGTCGTCCTGGGCACCGCGGCGGGCGCCGTACTCGCCGGAGCGGTCGGGCTGCTGGTCGGTGAACAGGTGCCGTTCAGCCTGCCCGCCGCCACCCTCACCCTGACCATGTGCACCGTCGCGGCCGTGGGCCTCGCGGGCACCGCCCTGACCCTGCGCCGGGTCACCCGAGCCGACCCGCTGACCATGCTGGGAGCCAACCGATGA